The Methanobacterium lacus genome includes a region encoding these proteins:
- a CDS encoding MFS transporter produces the protein MSLLNKSTITNQPKSVWAVFFASIIAFMGLGLVDPILPAISNQLGASPSQVTLLFTSYNAVMAIAMLVTGVISTRLGIKKTLLLGVVIIAAFSTLGGLSNNIWTIVGLRGFWGIGNALFVATALTAIVSLSKNGTSKSVILYEAAIGLGISVGPLLGGILGETSWRYPFIGVGVLMAVAFVFLITYMPESKEEQKQIPTTSLRDPFRAMKHRPIAVFGIAACLYNFGFFTLLAYAPFIMGLDAYGIGFVFVAWGILLAVTSIFMAPKLQEKFGTVKSMCIMLTAFAVVLLIMGVWTSTQWVVIACIIFSGALLGNNNTLITTAVMKAAPIERSTASAAYSFLRFIGSAIAPFTAGILAEIYSPHIPFLVGGCFVLGSVIFILLNRHHIIHVDKSEDIAMEKPEKRTLIVKDFMVSNLISVKLDSTILELLKLFTKYRIGGAPVLDSQKNLIGMVSDGDIIRYLAPKEGSVHDFIYEVLVEDEENEQDVLNERINATVEDVMEKKQIYTVKEEDTFERAIRILSHHHFKKLPVLDSNNKVIGIISRGDIDNNLMKILSNK, from the coding sequence ATGTCATTATTAAATAAATCAACAATCACTAATCAACCTAAATCAGTGTGGGCTGTATTTTTCGCATCCATAATCGCTTTTATGGGTCTGGGTCTCGTTGACCCAATTTTACCAGCTATTTCCAACCAGTTAGGTGCAAGTCCAAGCCAAGTGACATTACTATTTACAAGTTACAACGCTGTCATGGCAATAGCTATGCTTGTCACAGGAGTTATCTCTACTAGATTAGGTATTAAAAAAACATTACTCCTGGGAGTAGTGATAATAGCTGCATTTTCAACACTTGGAGGTCTGTCCAACAATATCTGGACCATTGTAGGATTACGTGGATTTTGGGGAATAGGCAACGCCCTGTTTGTTGCAACAGCATTGACAGCCATAGTGAGCCTTTCAAAAAACGGAACATCCAAATCTGTAATTTTATATGAAGCAGCTATAGGACTTGGAATTTCAGTAGGACCGCTCCTTGGAGGAATATTGGGGGAAACATCTTGGAGATATCCATTTATAGGTGTAGGTGTTTTAATGGCAGTAGCATTCGTATTCCTCATAACCTACATGCCAGAATCTAAAGAAGAGCAAAAACAAATCCCCACAACATCACTGCGTGATCCTTTCAGGGCAATGAAACATAGGCCCATAGCTGTGTTTGGAATAGCTGCATGCCTCTATAATTTTGGTTTCTTTACTCTCTTGGCCTATGCACCATTTATAATGGGATTAGATGCCTATGGCATAGGCTTTGTATTTGTGGCATGGGGAATTCTCCTTGCTGTAACATCCATTTTCATGGCACCCAAACTCCAAGAGAAATTTGGAACAGTTAAATCCATGTGCATAATGTTAACTGCATTTGCAGTTGTTCTTTTGATTATGGGAGTTTGGACATCCACCCAATGGGTTGTGATTGCATGTATCATATTCTCAGGAGCACTGCTGGGAAATAACAATACGTTAATCACGACTGCAGTGATGAAAGCAGCACCAATTGAGAGATCAACAGCATCAGCTGCATACAGTTTTTTACGTTTTATAGGATCGGCTATTGCTCCATTTACAGCCGGAATACTTGCAGAAATATATTCTCCACACATTCCATTCCTTGTGGGAGGATGCTTTGTGTTGGGTTCAGTCATATTCATTCTACTAAACCGCCATCATATCATTCATGTTGATAAATCGGAGGATATAGCTATGGAAAAACCTGAAAAAAGGACTTTAATTGTAAAAGATTTTATGGTATCAAATTTAATATCTGTTAAATTAGATTCAACAATTTTAGAACTATTAAAACTCTTCACAAAATACAGGATTGGTGGTGCGCCTGTATTGGACAGTCAGAAAAACTTGATTGGAATGGTGAGTGATGGAGATATTATTAGATATCTTGCACCCAAGGAAGGATCAGTTCACGACTTCATTTATGAGGTTTTAGTTGAAGATGAAGAAAATGAACAAGATGTTCTAAATGAAAGAATCAACGCAACTGTTGAGGATGTCATGGAAAAAAAACAGATATACACAGTAAAAGAAGAAGACACCTTTGAAAGAGCTATTCGCATACTGTCCCACCACCACTTCAAAAAACTTCCAGTATTAGATTCAAACAACAAAGTCATAGGCATTATCAGCAGGGGAGACATAGACAACAACCTAATGAAAATACTGTCAAATAAATAA
- a CDS encoding MarR family winged helix-turn-helix transcriptional regulator: protein MHEILDDNSTVRLLTRSSNLLKKKLAVDLVDFDISPEQWAILTRVHGMEGSNQKNLAETSSKDRAAVTRILNILEDKGLVERKHSSYDKREFLIYLTSDGHKMYKETSEIISESLEEINSILDSAELKNMRQSLIKLISNLEDLTEK, encoded by the coding sequence ATGCATGAGATCTTAGATGATAATTCCACTGTCAGACTGCTTACTAGATCAAGCAATTTATTGAAAAAGAAATTAGCTGTTGATCTGGTAGATTTTGATATTTCACCGGAACAGTGGGCTATTTTAACCAGAGTACATGGCATGGAAGGATCTAATCAAAAAAATCTTGCTGAAACATCATCTAAAGATAGGGCAGCAGTCACAAGAATCTTGAATATACTTGAAGACAAGGGATTGGTGGAAAGGAAACATTCCTCTTATGACAAAAGGGAGTTTCTCATTTATCTAACCTCTGATGGCCATAAGATGTACAAAGAAACATCGGAGATAATAAGTGAAAGTCTAGAAGAAATTAATTCTATACTGGATTCTGCAGAGCTAAAAAATATGAGACAATCTTTAATAAAGCTAATTTCTAATTTAGAAGACCTTACTGAGAAATAA